In the genome of Streptomyces sp. NBC_00433, the window CGCATGCTCTCGGCGGTGGAGACCACCGGCATGCCGATCTCGGTGTGGAAGCCGAAGCTGCTGCTGCCGTAGGTCGCCGGGTCGTAGTAGCGCTCGGGCTCGACCCAGTTGTAGGGGCCGCCGCCGGTGATGATGCCGCCGGCCGAGTTGTTCTGGTAGAGGATGCCGGGGGCCTGCGACTGCACGGCGTCGCGCATGCCGTCGTCGATCGCCTTGGGCGGGTTGCCCTCGTTGGCGCCGCACCACACCACGACGCTGGGGTGGCTGCGGTAGCGCAGCACGGTGTCGCGGGCGAGGGCGTTGTAGGCGTCGTGGTCCGGCGGGTCCATGCCCCAGGCGTTCGGGAAGTCGTTCCACACCAGGATGCCGTGCTCGTCGCAGCTGGCGAAGAACTCCTCGCGGTCGCTGCTGCCGACCCAGTTGCGGATCATGGTGAAGTTCATGTCGCGGTGCATGCGCACCGCCGCGTCCATCCGCTCCGCGGGCATCCGGCGCAGCAGTTCGTCCCAGCCCCAGTTGCCGCCGCGGCACAGCACCCGCACCCCGTTGACGCTGATCCGCAGCGGGTCGGGGGAATTCTTCACGGACTTCACGTCCGTCCAGGTCTGCCCGTCGTCCGAGACCCGGATGACGTAGGTCTTGGGGTAGGCGGCCTCCCAGAGGATCGCCACCCGGTCGAAGGTCTGTGGTGAGCCGAGGTCGACCTGGATCCACTGGTGGTCGGCGTATTCGGAGGACCAGCGCGAGTTCGGGTTGCCGTCGGTGGCGTTGGCCGCCGGGTTGGACGGGTCCTCGGTGGAGGCGGTGACGTCGCGGCGCAGGGCCAGGTCGGTGTCGGGCCGGCTGCTGTCGACCACCGAGAGCGACCACAGCGAGTTGCCCCAGCTGGTCTGCCGTATTCCGCAGTCGATCCGCACGTAGCGGGCGGTCCGCGCCTCGAACTCCTCGGTCTGCAGGCTCGCGTCACCGCCGTTGAAGGGCAGCGGCACCGCGGAGTTGTCCACCGTCTTGGCGTCCGTCCAGGCCGAGCCGTCGGTGGAGACCTGCACCACGTAGGTCTTGGCGTAGGCCTGCTCCCAGGTCAGGTCGACCCGGTCGAAGGAGCGTACGGCCCCCAGGTCCAGCTGGAGCCACTGGTCGTCCTCGAAGGCGGAGGACCAGCGGGTGGCGGGGTCGCCGTCGGTGGCGTTGCCGGGTCCGTGGTCGTCCTCGTCCACGGTGGAGGAGGTCGCGGTCGCGTGCAGCGCGAGGTCCACGGAGGGCTGCGAGCTGTCCACGACGGCCGCCGTCCACAGCGAGGCGCCCCAGTCGGTCGCCCTGGTCAGGCAGTGGATCCGTACGTGGCGGGCGTTCTGCGCGCCGACGTCCACCGACTGGGTGTAGGCGTCGCCGCTGCCGTTGAAGGGCAGCGGCACCGCGTATTCGTAGCCGAACTGGCGGATGCCGAAGCGGGTGGTGCGCCGGTCGCTCTCGGTGCCGCCGACGGAGACCGTGGTGGCCAGGTCGTGCAGGGCCGCTTCGCCGAGGCCGTTGGGCCACCACACCTTCGGATCGCGCAGCCGCAGCCGGCTGAAGGCGTCGGGGGCGAAGGTGACGTCGAGGCTCTGCCCGGCGGGGACGGTGACCTTGCGGGAGACGTGGACGTCGCCGAAGGAGGCGGAGACCGTCGCGGTGCGGTCGGCGTCGGCGGCATTGCGCACCGGCACGGTGAGGGTCAGTTCGGCGACGGAGGTGTCGGGCAGCACGGGCAGCACGGTGTCCACCCGCGGGTCGCCGATCAGGACGTCGCCGGTGGAGCGGAGCCTGACGTGGTTCCAGATCCCGGACACCCGGTCCCGCACCGCGGGCATCCAGTCCCAGCCGGAGACGGCCAGGTAGGTGGGCGAGTTGAGGTTCATCTGCCCGGCGCCCGCGTCCACCCAGGACTCCCCCGCGGGCCCCTTGTCGCCGGGGCTGCCGGGGATCGGCATCGGCGTGATCTTCACCGCGAGCGCGTTGCCGCCGTGCGCCGCCAGCAGGGCGGTGACATCGTGGGCCGAGCGGGCGAAGGGGTAGAGCAGCCCGCCGACCTGCCGGCCGTTGAGCCAGATGTCGGCCTGGTGGTTGACCCCGTCGAATTCCAGCCAGACCCGGCGGCCGGCGCCGGTGCGCAAGTCCCGCGGCAGCTCGAAGTCCCGCTTGTACCACCAGGAGTGGCGCGACAGGGCCTCGGGGATGTGCAGGTTGTTCAGGCCCTCGACCGGGTCGGGGAGCTTGCCCTGGTCGACCAGTGAGGCCAGCACGGTGCCGGGGACGGTCGCGGGCAGCCAGCCGCTGGTGTCGACGGTGGTACGGGACAGGTCCGCTCCCTCGCCGCCGGCCCAGTCGTCCATGGTCAGCGTCCAGCCGGACTCCAGCGGCACGGTCCCGTCCGCGGCGACGGCCAGCGCGGGCGCCCGGTGGTCGTGCCGGCCCCAGTCGGTCCAGCCGGTGGCGCCGGCCCGGTGGGCGGGCGGGGTGCCGTAGACCTCGAAGCCGTTGAGGCCCAGCGGGTTGGGGCTCGACCGCTTGCGGGAGGTCATCCGCACCCAGCGGGCGACGACCGGCTTGTCGAGCGCGATGTCCACGACGCCGCCGGTGCCGGTGGTGGTGCGGTGGACGCTGGTCCACGAGCGCCGGTCGCGGGAGGTCTCGACGACGAAGTCGACGGCGTAGCTGGACAGGATCTCCTGCCCTGTCGTGCCGTCGGACCAGTTCCCCGAGGAGGGCTTGGTGAAGACCGGGTCGTGCTCGGCGCCTTCGAAGGTGAGCCGGATCGCGGTGACCGGGCAGTCGGCCTGCAGGTCGACGGAGATCCACTGCGGATCGCCGTCCGCGGCCCGCCACCCGGTGCCGCGCACGCCGGGCGAGTTGACCGTGTCGACGGCGAACTCGGCCGGTGTGGGCGCGTAGTCGGTCGAGGAGACCTCGACCGGGCGGTAGGCGGCCAGTTCGCCGGGCGCGGCCGGTCCGCCCGGCGCCCCGGGCTTGCCCGGCCGGTCGCCGGGCGCCGCCGCGGCGCTCACCCCCGGCACGCAGGCCAGTCCGAATCCGGCCAGCAGGGTCGAGCCGGTGGCGACGACGGACCGCCGGGAGGGGCGGGCCGACGGTTGCGACTGATGCGCCATGCGCGAGGTCCAATCACGAGTACGAGTCCTGCTGACCGGCAATCAGGAGCGGTGCGGCCGCCCCGGATGACAACGTTGCCGTAACGCGGTGGAACCACGCCCGTATCGCGACTGACAACGTTGCCACAGAGTGGAACCCCCGTCGCCGCTTGTCAATCCCCATGCCTTGTTCCGTACAGGCGGGCCGCCGGCCGACCCGCGCCACCCGCACGGGTCACGGCCTCGGGCGGATGCCCATGCCGGGGCGGCGGCGGTGGACCGTCACGTAGGCGAGGCCGTCGTCGCCCGCCGTGATGGCGCGGGTCGAGCCGTGCGGGAGCCAGACGAGGGCGCCGTCGGCGAG includes:
- a CDS encoding discoidin domain-containing protein, producing the protein MAHQSQPSARPSRRSVVATGSTLLAGFGLACVPGVSAAAAPGDRPGKPGAPGGPAAPGELAAYRPVEVSSTDYAPTPAEFAVDTVNSPGVRGTGWRAADGDPQWISVDLQADCPVTAIRLTFEGAEHDPVFTKPSSGNWSDGTTGQEILSSYAVDFVVETSRDRRSWTSVHRTTTGTGGVVDIALDKPVVARWVRMTSRKRSSPNPLGLNGFEVYGTPPAHRAGATGWTDWGRHDHRAPALAVAADGTVPLESGWTLTMDDWAGGEGADLSRTTVDTSGWLPATVPGTVLASLVDQGKLPDPVEGLNNLHIPEALSRHSWWYKRDFELPRDLRTGAGRRVWLEFDGVNHQADIWLNGRQVGGLLYPFARSAHDVTALLAAHGGNALAVKITPMPIPGSPGDKGPAGESWVDAGAGQMNLNSPTYLAVSGWDWMPAVRDRVSGIWNHVRLRSTGDVLIGDPRVDTVLPVLPDTSVAELTLTVPVRNAADADRTATVSASFGDVHVSRKVTVPAGQSLDVTFAPDAFSRLRLRDPKVWWPNGLGEAALHDLATTVSVGGTESDRRTTRFGIRQFGYEYAVPLPFNGSGDAYTQSVDVGAQNARHVRIHCLTRATDWGASLWTAAVVDSSQPSVDLALHATATSSTVDEDDHGPGNATDGDPATRWSSAFEDDQWLQLDLGAVRSFDRVDLTWEQAYAKTYVVQVSTDGSAWTDAKTVDNSAVPLPFNGGDASLQTEEFEARTARYVRIDCGIRQTSWGNSLWSLSVVDSSRPDTDLALRRDVTASTEDPSNPAANATDGNPNSRWSSEYADHQWIQVDLGSPQTFDRVAILWEAAYPKTYVIRVSDDGQTWTDVKSVKNSPDPLRISVNGVRVLCRGGNWGWDELLRRMPAERMDAAVRMHRDMNFTMIRNWVGSSDREEFFASCDEHGILVWNDFPNAWGMDPPDHDAYNALARDTVLRYRSHPSVVVWCGANEGNPPKAIDDGMRDAVQSQAPGILYQNNSAGGIITGGGPYNWVEPERYYDPATYGSSSFGFHTEIGMPVVSTAESMRNLVGDSPEWPIGGAWYYHDWSERGNQAPQNYKAAIETRLGTARDLDDFARKAQFVNYENTRSMFEAWNAHLWDDASGLMLWMSHPAWHSTVWQTYDYDFDVNGTYYGARSGCEPLHVQADPVTWQVIAVNHTAGELRGARVTAQAYDLAGRRLGATRTARVDVGSAATAAAFTAGWTDDLPDLHLLRLVLADGRGRELSRNTYWRYRTPAAMAALSTARQVRTSATIGRVTTDGSRRELTATVRNRGSAVAAMVRLSLLDQHTGGRVLPTLYGDNYLWLLPGESRTVTLSWPAHALPSGRPELRVEGYNSPAVTAR